The following is a genomic window from Actinomycetota bacterium.
TCAACATACGTAAGGGCTTTCGTTGCGTTGTATTCTTCTAGAGCCGTGACAAAACTGATGGCAATATCTTCAGCAGAGCCTGGTCTGGTGCCCACCGCACCTCGAAAAAACAGGCCTACGGCAATGACTACTATAAGAACTCCAAGCAGTACTGTTAATATGCTTAGCCACTTTGGCATGCTCCAATCCCGGTCTATTGACTTCGTCATCGCTCGCCATTGATTAACAACTGTGTCTTCTTCAGAAGCGTCATTGTCAGCTATCCCGTTTACTGATCCACATTCCGGGCAAAACTCTTCTTCATAAACCGATTGGCCGCACTTGGGACATTTCCATTTAGTAGCAGGACTTCCACAGGAGGCAGCCAGCTCTTCTTGTTTGTCGTCAAAGTCCTGTATCGTGACAATTTTTGAGCCACATTTCTGGCAGAATTTACTATCGTCTTCGTTTTGGGCACCGCATTTAGGACAGAACATAGAGTCCTCCTCTAAAGCTTAAAAACAAACCATCCCTTACCATTGCCCACCAGATATAAAGAGCTATCGTATACGTCCTTCTTGCCGTCTTGGACAGCCGCCGTTGTATATTCAAGTCTCGCAACCGCTGAATAAGTCTTCTCGCCGGCCGCAATGTTAGCTTCCGCTAGAATATAATTCATGTTCTCTGCAACTTTTACCCTGATGTTGGAGAATTCAAAAGACTCATTTGTTTTAAACACTCTGTAGTAATCGATACTGCCCTTGAACGATTCCCTGCTTTCTGGCGCGAACAAATCGCGTGCAGTAACAGAGTCCTTGTTCTGCAAAGCAGCCAAGAATTTTTGTCCGGTTTCAAGACTGCTTCCTTCTGCTGAAGCGCTGTCGCTATAACTTGCTGGCTGCGGTTGTGTTTCTATTCCTGTGACGATAAGCCAAACGATAGGCAATGCCAAAAGGCACGTGATTGCTGTCATAACAAGCAGTCTTTTTTTACTTACGCCGGCAGATGCCGCGCTTTTTTGCTCAGGAATAGGGAGCGGAGAGCTTCCTTCCATAGTCTCGCCGCATCTCTCGCAGAATTTCGCGTCATCTTCGTTCTTCGTTCCGCATTTAGGACAGAACATAGTACTACTGACCTCGTTTCCGGTCAGACAGAGTCCAGACAATAACAATGGCTGCTCCAAGCAATCCAGAGCCAATCCAGTCGCCAACAATTATTGCTGCATTCGATAGACCTTTGCCAGATAGTGTTCCTCCGCTTTTAGCAATCTCCATCCTTGCAATAACACCTAATATAACTCCTGCTGTTAGAACTGCGGCAGACACTACTCCAACTAGAAAAACCATTAGGCCATACTTCGAGATAAGTAATGATCCCGCATTCATCTGATTTATCACACTTTCAGCGGCATTATTCCCACCTGCTGTGGACACGGCCGAAAGATATAGAAATGTGAAACACAGCGGGGGTATCTGTAGAAATCGACCGAACATAGATAGTATTAATGCTGTTATTGCTTTCGTGTTCATCTTCGATTGAGAACCTTGAACTGTTAGTTGTTGCCCACATTTCTGGCAGAATTTCGCATCTTCTTCATTTTGGACTCCGCATTTAGGACAGAACATTTGCACCTCCCGCAGTAGGCTTGTTTTGATGATATTCTATGTTGTTATCGGCTCTCACTATATATACACGCTCCACCATTCTTTTTTCTTGCCGTATAGGTAATTCCGTCGCTGCTTAATACTTCGATAACATAGCCGTCAACGGCAACATCATGAACATATGCCACATTTACTGATGGCTGTGTATCTGAAAACCCTATACTTGTTTCGAGTGCTTCTAGTGTCGCGTCATTTGCGCCCAAATAAGACCCATTATTATCAGTGAAATAAAGCTCAAGAACCTTAACGGCTGTTGATCTTATTGCTTTTGCCTTAGAAGCTGCACCTCGAACCTGTTGATTGTTAG
Proteins encoded in this region:
- a CDS encoding zinc-ribbon domain-containing protein → MFCPKCGVQNEEDAKFCQKCGQQLTVQGSQSKMNTKAITALILSMFGRFLQIPPLCFTFLYLSAVSTAGGNNAAESVINQMNAGSLLISKYGLMVFLVGVVSAAVLTAGVILGVIARMEIAKSGGTLSGKGLSNAAIIVGDWIGSGLLGAAIVIVWTLSDRKRGQ
- a CDS encoding zinc-ribbon domain-containing protein, which encodes MFCPKCGTKNEDDAKFCERCGETMEGSSPLPIPEQKSAASAGVSKKRLLVMTAITCLLALPIVWLIVTGIETQPQPASYSDSASAEGSSLETGQKFLAALQNKDSVTARDLFAPESRESFKGSIDYYRVFKTNESFEFSNIRVKVAENMNYILAEANIAAGEKTYSAVARLEYTTAAVQDGKKDVYDSSLYLVGNGKGWFVFKL
- a CDS encoding zinc ribbon domain-containing protein — its product is MFCPKCGAQNEDDSKFCQKCGSKIVTIQDFDDKQEELAASCGSPATKWKCPKCGQSVYEEEFCPECGSVNGIADNDASEEDTVVNQWRAMTKSIDRDWSMPKWLSILTVLLGVLIVVIAVGLFFRGAVGTRPGSAEDIAISFVTALEEYNATKALTYVDPLDEGTVKEEVKSICIDREYSISLEGGPAIEDLSEEAKVYYLVPVTKESNNGSSKGNIQVRMREEQGKWLVYGFSFVP
- a CDS encoding zinc-ribbon domain-containing protein, whose protein sequence is MFCPKCGAQNEKDAKFCQKCGIEMSPQSTLSEDDKKASKLGSLQIIRNATAVIGVVVIILLAVLGLGNLLGYVGLRNGSSPNTQRESISSEKNQSTNNQQVRGAASKAKAIRSTAVKVLELYFTDNNGSYLGANDATLEALETSIGFSDTQPSVNVAYVHDVAVDGYVIEVLSSDGITYTARKKNGGACIYSESR